CGCCCGCGCGCCGCAAAGCGCCGATGATGTCGCGCGCGCGCTTGCGCGCGCCGCGCCCGATCGCGCGCCTCTTGCGCCTTACGGACCCGAGGGCGGCGCTTGAAGCGCTCATCGAGACCAAGGGCGTCGTCAAAGCCGTCGAGGGGACGAGCCTCGACCTGCGCCCGCCCGGCCAGCGCCGCGAGCGCTTCGGTTTTGCCAAGATCCCGCACGTGCTCGACATCCCGGATCTGATCGAGCTGCAGCGCGAGTCCTTCAATTGGTTCATCACCGAAGGGCTGCGCGAGGCCTTCGCATCGATCTCGCCGATCAAAGATTTCACCGGCAACCTGATCCTGGAGTTCGGCGAGCATAGCCTGGGCGACCCCAAGTACACGGTCGAGGAGTGCCGCGAGCGCGACATGACCTATTGCGCGCCGCTGCGCGTGCGCGTGCGCCTCATCACGTCCGAATCGGGTGAGATCAAAGGCATTCCCGACCAAGAGATCTTCATGGGCGATCTGCCGCTCATGACCGACAAAGGCACGTTCATGATCAACGGCGCCGAGCGGGTCATCGTGAGCCAGCTCGTGCGCTCGCCCGGCGTCTATTTCTTGCAGGATACGGACACCAACGGCCGGCCGATCTTCATCGCCACGGTCATCCCGAATCGCGGCGCATGGATCGAGTTCGAGACCGACAACGGCGGCAAGAACGACACCACCGAAGGCACCATGGGCGTGCGCATCGACAAGAACCGCAAGATCATGGTCACCACGTTCGTGCGCGCGTTGGACAAGAAGTACGAGACCGATGAAGCGCTGATCAAGCTCTTCGCGGATCCGCTGACCGGCGAAGTCCCGCCGATCATAACGAATTGTCTTGAAAAGGACAAGGACGTCAAGACGCGCGAGGACGCGCTCAAGGAGGTCTACAAAAAACTGCGCCCGGGCGAGCCGGAAAACCCGGACAACGCCGAGACGCTGCTGCGCAACACGTTTTTCGACGACAAGCGCTACGATCTCGCTTCGGTGGGGCGCTACAAGCTCAACCGCAAGCTCGCGCAGCAATTCGCCTTGATGAACATGGACCCGCCGCGCATCGAAGAGGTCAAGGATAGCCATGGCCGCGTCAAGGAAAAGGCGGTCCGGCACCTTACCAAAGAGGACATGATCGGCGTCGTCCGCCACTTGGTGGCGGTCTGGAACGGCAACCAGCATATCGACGACATCGACCACTTGGGCAACCGCCGCGTGCGTTCCGTGGGCGAACTGCTGCAGAACCAATTCCGCGTCGGCTTGCTGCGCCTGGAGCGCGTGGTGCGCGAGCGCATGACCGTTCAAGACCTGGAGACGGTCACGCCGCAGGTCCTCATCAACATACGTCCGGTGGTGGCTGCGATCAAGGAGTTCTTCGGGTCCAGCCAGCTGTCGCAATTCATGGACCAGACGAATTCGCTCGCTGAGCTGACCCACAAGCGCCGTCTGTCGGCGCTCGGTCCGGGCGGCCTGTCGCGCGAGCGCGCAGGCTTTGAAGTGCGCGACGTCCACCACAGCCACTATGGGCGCATCTGTCCGATCGAGACCCCGGAAGGTCCGAACATCGGCTTGATCGGCTCGCTGGCGACCTACGCCAAGGTCAACCGCTACGGCTTCATCGAGACGCCATACCGGATCGCGCGCAAAGGGCACGTCACCGACGACATCGTCTATCTCACCGCCGACGAAGAGGACCAGTTCCGGATCGCGCAAGCCAACTCCGAGTTGGATTCCAAGAATCGGCTGATGGGAGAGCGCGTGGTGTGCCGCTACGCGGAGGAATACATCGAATCGTCGCCCGCCGACGTGCACCTCATGGACGTCTCGCCGAAACAGATCGTCTCGGTCGCGACGGCGCTCATCCCGTTCCTCGAGCACGACGACGCCAACCGCGCGCTGATGGGCGCCAACATGCAGCGCCAGGCGGTGCCGCTGTTGGTGCCGGAGGCGCCGCTGGTCGGGACCGGCATGGAATATCGCGCCGCGAAGGATTCCGGCGGCGTGGTCGTGGCCGAAGAGTCGGGCGAAGTCGTGGGCGTCACGGCCGATCGCATCGAGGTCAAGAACAACAAGGGCCTCGTCAAGAATTATGCGTTGCTGAAGTACACGCGTTCGAACGCCGGCACGTGCATCAATCAGAAGCCGATCGTGCAAAAGGGCGACCACGTCAAGAAAGGCTCGATCATCGCCGACGGCCCCTCCAGCAGCGCCGGCGAGCTTTCGCTCGGCCAGAACATCCTGGTGGCGTTCATGCCGTGGGAAGGCTACAACTACGAGGACGCGATCCTGATCTCGGAGCGCCTGGTCAAAGACGATCGCTTCACCTCGATCCACATCGAAGAATACGAGTGCGAAGCGCGCGACACGAAGCTCGGCCCTGAAGAGATCACGCGCGACATCCCCAACGTCGGCGAAGACGCGCTGCAGGACCTCGACGAGCAGGGCATCGTGCGCA
This window of the Candidatus Tumulicola sp. genome carries:
- the rpoB gene encoding DNA-directed RNA polymerase subunit beta; translation: MKTPKEAKPRASARVPRDGKAAKAVKAIKPKAPARRKAPMMSRARLRAPRPIARLLRLTDPRAALEALIETKGVVKAVEGTSLDLRPPGQRRERFGFAKIPHVLDIPDLIELQRESFNWFITEGLREAFASISPIKDFTGNLILEFGEHSLGDPKYTVEECRERDMTYCAPLRVRVRLITSESGEIKGIPDQEIFMGDLPLMTDKGTFMINGAERVIVSQLVRSPGVYFLQDTDTNGRPIFIATVIPNRGAWIEFETDNGGKNDTTEGTMGVRIDKNRKIMVTTFVRALDKKYETDEALIKLFADPLTGEVPPIITNCLEKDKDVKTREDALKEVYKKLRPGEPENPDNAETLLRNTFFDDKRYDLASVGRYKLNRKLAQQFALMNMDPPRIEEVKDSHGRVKEKAVRHLTKEDMIGVVRHLVAVWNGNQHIDDIDHLGNRRVRSVGELLQNQFRVGLLRLERVVRERMTVQDLETVTPQVLINIRPVVAAIKEFFGSSQLSQFMDQTNSLAELTHKRRLSALGPGGLSRERAGFEVRDVHHSHYGRICPIETPEGPNIGLIGSLATYAKVNRYGFIETPYRIARKGHVTDDIVYLTADEEDQFRIAQANSELDSKNRLMGERVVCRYAEEYIESSPADVHLMDVSPKQIVSVATALIPFLEHDDANRALMGANMQRQAVPLLVPEAPLVGTGMEYRAAKDSGGVVVAEESGEVVGVTADRIEVKNNKGLVKNYALLKYTRSNAGTCINQKPIVQKGDHVKKGSIIADGPSSSAGELSLGQNILVAFMPWEGYNYEDAILISERLVKDDRFTSIHIEEYECEARDTKLGPEEITRDIPNVGEDALQDLDEQGIVRIGAEVRPEDILVGKVTPKGETELTAEERLLRAIFGEKSREVRDTSLKVPHGEKGKVIDVKVFKRENGDELSPGVNELVRVYVAQKRKIMQGDKMAGRHGNKGVIAKVLPDEDMPYLPDGESVDIVLNPLGVPSRMNVGQIMETHLGWAAKLLGLFIATPVFDGAREADIREWLERSKVSGKTALYDGRTGEKFNRDITVGYIYMMKLAHLVDDKIHARSTGPYSMITQQPLGGKAQFGGQRFGEMEVWALEAYGAAYTLQELLTVKSDDVVGRVKTYEAIVKGENVLEPGVPESFKVLIKELQSLALDVKVLTENREEIEIRLTDEDASEKASEIGLLMGDEDPKLVAPAPTTAASRPRRAGAEADPEEAEAMAAATSTVVVDTEPEEEDEDALGGDEPSPESAGEAPLGSIEDVEP